A stretch of DNA from Catenulispora acidiphila DSM 44928:
GGCCAGGAGCTGGTAGCCGCCGGCCGGGCCGGCGTCGCCGTAAAGCGGGATGCCGGCCTCGTGCAGCGATTCGACGTCCCGGTAGATGGTGCGGACCGAGACCTCCAGCTCCTCGGCCAGCTGATGGGCCGTCATGCGTCCCCGGGTCTGCAGGAGCAGGAGCAGGGAGACGAGTCGGCTGGCGCGCATGTCTGGATTATCCGTCGCACCGCCGACAGTTTCGCCTCAGGCGGTGAAGCCGGTGCGGACTTTGCTGGTGACGGTCTTGCGCGCGGCGTAGAAGTCGGCGCGCACGGTCGCGAACACGACCATGTCGCGGTACTCCCCGGCGCGGAAGTGGCAGCCGCGGCAGACGCCCTCGCGCACCAGGCCGGCCTTCTCCAGCGCGCGCTGCTCGGCCAGGTTCTCCACGTCGGTCGAGGCCTCGACGCGGTTCACCGTCGTGGTGTCGAACAGGTACTCGATCAGCTGGCGCTGCGCCTCGCTCCCGTGGCCCTTGCCGCGGCCGGAGGGGATCAGGCTGATCCCGAAGTTGAGCGCCGGCGCCGTGACCGGCCCGTAGTGGACCGGGTGCCAGCTCACGTTGCCGATGTACTCGCCGTCGGCTTC
This window harbors:
- a CDS encoding GNAT family N-acetyltransferase, whose translation is MTYDTPATTVRLRPITLEDCAIEEANAPTPETEPYSYYGFINPGRARKAVESGESFPKFGELNGRLSVEADGEYIGNVSWHPVHYGPVTAPALNFGISLIPSGRGKGHGSEAQRQLIEYLFDTTTVNRVEASTDVENLAEQRALEKAGLVREGVCRGCHFRAGEYRDMVVFATVRADFYAARKTVTSKVRTGFTA